The following proteins come from a genomic window of Triticum aestivum cultivar Chinese Spring chromosome 6A, IWGSC CS RefSeq v2.1, whole genome shotgun sequence:
- the LOC123130870 gene encoding BTB/POZ and MATH domain-containing protein 1-like yields the protein MSSQESDIVSASTISTTATTGGCHLLKIAGYSQSKQLRNGAKLRSCEFEAAGCSWCIVYYPRPLKNTEYVALALKLTTERVSQPINATVRLTLVPHHGKPAPATPHYLSHRSSFDHTGDFWFYPLITREELESSEYLVDDCFSVRCDIHVISTSAVADEVVQAHDLERMGLACACTDELCTRRHASSWALEKEKPYASASTTSVQRRSATSVQGRIKSIWFRLFGRKH from the coding sequence ATGTCGTCACAGGAAAGCGACATCGTCTCCGCCTCCACCATCTCCACTACGGCGACCACCGGCGGCTGCCACCTGCTCAAAATCGCCGGCTACTCGCAGAGCAAGCAGCTCCGCAATGGCGCGAAGCTGCGATCATGCGAGTTCGAGGCAGCCGGGTGCTCGTGGTGCATCGTGTACTACCCACGACCCTTGAAAAACACCGAGTACGTCGCCCTCGCCCTCAAGCTCACCACCGAGCGCGTCAGCCAGCCGATCAACGCCACCGTCCGGCTCACGCTGGTCCCTCACCACGGCAAGCCGGCGCCGGCCACGCCGCACTATCTTAGCCACCGATCGAGCTTCGATCACACGGGCGATTTCTGGTTCTACCCGCTCATCACAAGGGAGGAGCTGGAGAGCTCCGAGTACCTCGTGGACGACTGCTTCTCCGTCCGGTGCGACATACATGTCATCAGCACGTCGGCGGTGGCGGACGAGGTCGTGCAGGCGCATGACCTGGAGAGGATGGGGCTGGCCTGCGCCTGCACGGACGAGCTTTGCACGCGCCGCCACGCGTCAAGCTGGGCCTTGGAGAAGGAGAAGCCTTACGCCTCGGCGTCCACGACGTCGGTGCAACGCCGGTCCGCGACGTCGGTGCAGGGCCGCATTAAATCAATCTGGTTTCGCCTCTTCGGCCGTAAACATTAG